The DNA region CACCTGGCTCGGGCCCCAGACCCCGCCCCGGGCGGCCGCACCCCGGAACGCTCTCTCCCAGAGCGCGCGGCTAGCAGGGCCAGGCCATGGCGGCGGTGCCGGCGACGTGCGGCTCGCAGGGGGCCCCGCCGGTGACAGGAGCCGCAACAGCGCCAGCCCCTGCGGCCGGCCTGGGCCGCTGCCGCATGGCGCTGCTGCTGGCCGTGGCGCTGGACGTGGCGGGCATGGCGGCGCTGTTGACCGGCGTATTCGCGCAACTGCAGGTGCGCGGCCGCGACTTCGGCGACCTACTCATCTACTCGGGCGCGCTGCTCGTCTTCCTGAGCCTGCTCGGCTGGATCCTCTGGTACACCGGCAACATCGAGATCTCGCGCCAGGAGCTCGAGCGCGACTACGGCCTGCGGCCCTCGGCACTCGCCCGCCTGGCGCGCAAGCTGTCCCGCCGCTGGTCGGCGCCCGCCGCCGGCCGGCGCGCAGCGCCCGGCTCCCTCGGAGCGCGCCGAGCCGCCCGCGCGCCCGGGCCTCCCGCCGCCGGCGCCCGCCGCGTGCGCCTGCAGCTCGCCACGCTCGAGGCCGGGCCGGGGGCTGCAGGCAGTGGCAACGAGTGAGCCCCAGGTGAGCGGAGTCCGGCGGAGACGCGGAGGTGGAAACAGACCAGGAGAGATGGCGACCGCGAGGGGCGAGGGAGACAGGAACCGCAGGAGACGGAGACTGGAGGGGACTGAGGCAGGGTAACAGGAGCCAGAGGGACGGAGACTCAGAGACCGCCGGCGTAGGTGCAGACTTGGCGGGCACGAATGATCCCGGCAACTGGACATGAGTCCGGAGGTGGGGTGGTCAAGGTTAGGCACTCCCAGCCTTCGGAAACACCACCCTCAAGCCGACCCCATTTAATCCTCTCAGTGGATTGGGTGCCTGAGATTACGTGTTATTATCCCCATTCTACAGGGGGTAAACTGAGGTCAATAAAGTTGCCACCTTTGCCCAAGATCATACGACACATAGGTGGAGGAGCCCGAGTTTGCTGACAAGTAGTCCTATGAGAAGGACCAACGGAGGCAGGAGGAGTGAAACCGCCCTTgttccctcccctttctcctttaCCTTCTCCCTTATGTAAGGTTCAGTACTATGCCTGGCCCCGGGCATCCCTGGAATGTCAGAACGTATCCCACACGGATGAGGAGGAATTACTACTGTATCCCCTTTCCTAAACACACCAGCTTGCCTGTCGGCCTCTGCTCAAGGACCTGCCGTGGATCTCTCTTGCCCTCTGGTTAAGCCCAGGCCATTTTCTTGCCTTCTCTGCAGTGACCTCTGTGCATTCCCTCTACGTGGGGAGTGTCCTTGCTGTCTGCCCTCTACCCAGAAAACCCCTAGCACATCCTTTAAGCGCCAGCCCCCCTTCTCTGCCAGCTCCTCTGAGTCTTCCTGTTGTCTGAGTTTCCAGTTCTGCTTGGATGACTGTGCTTTGTGTGTTGGCACTGTCTCTACCACTGCCAGGGACTCTTTAAGGGTAAGGCCTGGGTCTTGGTGTCTCTGTTCCTAACATTGCCCAGCAAAAAGTCTGAACCCTGTAAATGTTGGGGCTGGGTAGGTAGGTGGGTTAATAAGTAGATGGGTGAATGCATGAGTTGGTTGATGGATGGGTGTATGGATTGGTTGTTTAGTGGGCAGATGTGGGTGGGTAGATGAATGAGTGGGTGAGTGGTTTAGctggatgggtagatgggtgaaTGGGTGTGTGGGTGGATGGTTTGAGCTGATGGgtggtggatggatgaatgagtggATGGGTTTGCTGATGGGTGGATGAGTGACTACATGTTCCACATGGGAGTCCCATAAAAGATGTGAACCCAGAGATTCTCTCTGATGAGTTAATTTTTCTCATGCATCCAGATTGATACTAGTTATAAACTATTTGTGAGAATTGAGAAAATGGTCATTCACCATATCCTATGCTCTGAGTTCAAATGAATAAGCTAGTTTGAGAAAGAATAGAGCCAAAAGCCTTGCTTCTCACTCAGGAGAGCCCACACTCTTACCTAAATAATCTGTGTctagggctggggtcgtggctcagtggtagagcacttgcctcacacatgtgaggttctgggttcaatcctcagcaccgcataaaaataataaaaaaaatgttgtgtctacctacaacttctctctctctctctctctctctctctctctcatacacacacatatttaaaaaaactgtcaaaaaaaaaggaaagggaaaaaggaaggctagagccaggcacagtgcagtggtgcacacctgcaaccCCTGCTacgcttaggaggctgaggcaggaggatcacaagctcaaggccagtctgtgcaacttagtgagaccctgtctcgaattttaagaaaatcaaacGGCTGGGGGATGTAGCCAAATGCTTGTCTAACaggcataagaccctgggttcaatccctagcaccaaaaaataaaatttaaaaggatgaaCAACTATATGTGTAAGTAGGGGAAACATGAGCCACTGCAAAATTTGGCATATCATGCAAAACTAACCGTCTATAGTTAAAATGAGCTTTGAAAGTCCTTGACATGGCCCGCAAGGCCACCCCAGCCAGTGGATCTGCACTGCTGGTACTGCCCACCAGAGCCTTAGACCTTGCTGCCTTGAGCCAGGCCCCTCTCAGGAGGAAAGGGAGGCATTCAAACAAGGGCTCCTCCTTCCCTGGGAGGGTGAGGTGCTGCCAGCACATGGAGAGTTGTTTGTTTGGggggtcctcctgccccagtactgaggactgagcccaggaatactgtgccactgagctacatccccagccctttttattttttggttatgagacagggtctaagttgctggcCTTGAACGTGCTATTGcactgccccagcctccccagttgctgggatcataggcgtgtGCCACACCATCGCATCTCCAGCCCAAACTTGAATTTTGACAAAGGACATGCTCTACCTCTATAGCACCCCTATCCCTCTGAGGCCAAAATGAGAAGGGCAGAGCCACCCTCCCACCATTATTTCCCCTGTCTCTATCTCTGCTTTCTTCACCTCTGCTTCTGTCTCCAGGTCCTTTTCTGTCTCTGCGCCTCTGTCActctcctctgcctctccctggTCCTGTGAATTCCAGTGAGCTGAAGGCACACAGAGtcgcacatgcatgcacacactgGGGTCTGCCGCAGATGGGAGGGATGCAGGAAAGGAGACACAAATGAGCAAGGATGGGCGCCAGCGTGTGAGGGGCTCCCTGCGTCCACCCCTGCCACTGGCTAGGGGGCCCAGGACATTGGGATGGAGAGGAGGCCATCTTGAGCAGTCACTaaccccaccctccctcccacaGATGATCTCACCAGTCAGGACACGACTGACTGCGAAGTGCAGCTGCCCCTCCACCGGCCGACCACCAGTGCACCCGTCTGCCCCCAGTGTCCTCACTTGGATAAACAGCTCTACCTTACAATACCACTTGCCTGTTTGGGAGAGGGACTGTGCTCGAGTGGGATGGAAGCCCCTGAGAATCGGGAAGCTCAAAGGCATCAGAGGGCAACGGTGAAGGAAAGGACCTCAAGCCCAGACCCTTGCCTCCGCCTGGCACCCCAAGGAGGCCTGGGTCGTCTCAGAAGCAGACACAGGCACCTTGGGTTTTCAGATGTGTACTGGGGGAAACACGCAAGGCAGACGGTACAGGGGGTCAGGCCAGCCGTGCAGCAGTCTCCCACGGCCGCACACTTCTACAGGAATTTTCACCAGCCAGTGGGGAGCCTGGGAGCCAAAGCTGTCCACTGGGGAAAGCCCATGTTCTGCCGCACTGGTGCCCTGCCCAGCTCAGCCTTGGGGGCGAGCAGCACACAGGGCTGGAGGGGGCACTCGCCAGTCACTCTACTACAGCAGGACAGCTGGGGACACGTTTCCATGGCTGTGTGCGTCCTACCCCACCGTCCTGCTTAGGTGGCCCGCAGCCCCCACTCATCCCGGCTCCACCTCAGGTTCACTGCAGCCCCCTACGCCTGTGCCCCCTCAGCCTAGGGCCACTGAGCTCAGATCTGCCCCACTTCCCCAGAATGCTGTCACTCCAGACCCCCTTCAGCGCACCCCTATGCTCACGGCTCCCAGTCTCAGGTCTGACCCTCAGTCTCCCTCAAGCACATGCACCCTACCCCAGGTTCACACTGAGTCACCTGTTCCCGCAGCCCCCAGAAATGAGACACACACCTATATGCCATATCTATATTGAAGGGTCCCCTGGGGAGGCCCCTAGTCTCCCCCCTCCTCTGTTTCCTCGCCCCCTTCCGTCGCTTCCCCTTCTGTCTCCCCGCCCTCCCCAGGGGTTTGCATGCTGCCTGCAGATGACTTCTTCTCCTTTGACGCTCGGTCCTTGGACAGCAGTGAAACTGTCCTCGACAGGTCGCATTTGCCCTTCAGAAACGGTGGGAGGTGCAGCATGTCCCGGCGCTTGGCCCTCCTGGAGAGGAGGGGACGTGCTCAACCTGGCCACCAGCCTGTGCTTTGGGGGGCAGGTGTCCACCTGAGCCCCGCC from Marmota flaviventris isolate mMarFla1 chromosome 18, mMarFla1.hap1, whole genome shotgun sequence includes:
- the Tmem238 gene encoding transmembrane protein 238 → MAAVPATCGSQGAPPVTGAATAPAPAAGLGRCRMALLLAVALDVAGMAALLTGVFAQLQVRGRDFGDLLIYSGALLVFLSLLGWILWYTGNIEISRQELERDYGLRPSALARLARKLSRRWSAPAAGRRAAPGSLGARRAARAPGPPAAGARRVRLQLATLEAGPGAAGSGNE